The Mytilus edulis chromosome 4, xbMytEdul2.2, whole genome shotgun sequence nucleotide sequence GTCGGCTTCATCGCAAAAGTCTGACAAAAGAAGTCTTAAATAAacctattttgtaaaaggaattcaACTTATGTCATTGGGCAAGTTATATGCAAAGTATGCCTGATggagattttaatttaaaaaaattatgagattttaagaattatcaagatTATTCAATCAAATTTGGCATTATCGAATGTCTATCATCAAAAAGAGGTGGTGTGTTGCCTATAAACTTCTCACAAATGTATTtctcaattttggattgatatcattgtcttgtaTGCTGAAAATGATTTTAGGGAGTTTCAAAACTTTTTAGAACAACCAtcttccagtttcaattcacaaacactaaagagtGTACACTTTTGATGTGCCTTATATTCCTTAATCCTTAATTAAGTAAGCCCTAAAATACCTACCCTTTCactttcttatttggtatcttgaattatatctttaattttaaaacaaaaatatcaagttagtaaacagctgtaaaaatgacaaaaaaagtcaGTGAATACCAGTTAttactgaaacaactagtaaatacatgtaattactaaattggctagcagttacaggtatttactgaaatgtttagaaattacatgtaattcctaatttcacctatttactgtaacatatacataaagtgttttttattcatatttttggggttttgataactttttgattacaatttaattatttaataaagTAAAATGTATTGTGATCAAATAGAATATGTTTTTCAAAGTCATTCAAGTATTGATTAGCAGTCTGATAAATAGCATTGTGATGTATTGTTTATGAATTACTTCAGCACCCTGATATATTCACTTTATATAGTTTGGCTTCCTTGGCTGTACAGCTGTTAGGTGTAGAACATCCTATATAGAGCTGTCCTGTTGGAGAGAACGCCAGGGAATATGCAGCTTCTATTCCTTTGCCTGTTGTCTTTATGTATGTAATCAGCTGTCCAGAGTTGTTCAGGATGTGGAGGGTTTGAGTATCTAGATCAACTACAATGACATTGTCTCTTGGTGTTGTCACTATTCCTACTGGTCTGAATATTGTTTTCTTGTTGATCTCTGTATcccctttatatatattaatcacACCACCTGCCTGTCCTAAAACTACCACTTTACCACTGTCTTCATCTGGATCATAGTCTGACACATGTATATTACCATTAATGGTTGTAGTAATTCGTTTAGGATAATCAAATATAGGTTGATTATGTTTGTCATGTTCATACACAGCTTCTTGGTCTCCAttcatatttattacaaacacTGCTCCTCTTCCTTCTTTATGATAACCTCCTACCATGACCTGACCTCCACTGGTGATATGAACTGCTGTAGGAAGGAAAGGACTAATGTCATACACACTGTCTTTTACTTTACCAGTGGTACTTCTGATCATTTGTAGTCTGGATTTCCCTGTTGACAGAAGTAGATCACCAGATGCAGTTTTTGCCATACCAAAGACCTTGATATTGAAGGTTGATATTGTCTTCAGTTTGATTCCTTCAGGTTTTAATTTCTGTAACACTTTATCAATGGGATCAGCTATCCACAGTGAATCATTAGGACATAGAGATAAATAATCAACAATAGAAAGATTAGTCTGATATTGGTTAACAACATTAAGAGAAACATTTACTTCAGGTAATGGTATGTCTACACTTTGCAGAACTCCAATGTTAGACTGAGTTATCTCTCCAGGAATAAATTGAAGTGTTTTTCTACATGATATTTTAGGTTTAGGAATAGATACTTCTATTGATCTCTCCATTTGGCAAACTTCTTTGAAAAATTTAGTAATGTCAGTGGTATTAATGAAATCCTGAACATCACTAAACTTTTCCTCTATTTGTCTTTCACTTTTTGAAATGGCCTTGATACTTTCTTCATTTGCTTTGGTACAGGCTTTGTGGTTCTGGTCTAACTCATTTCTTAGTTTTGCTATATGCTTTTCAACTGCTTGTTTCAAAACTTTCTCATGGTTAAGAATATCTGTGCTTACTTTGGCATAATTTGAATTTTCAGCATCATAAATCATATTAGCTTGATCCTTTGTTGCAGTTATTTCGTTTTTTTCCTTTTGCAATTTGCTCTGTCCCTTCTTTAGTCTTTCTATCTTTAAGTTATATGCATCACTAATTTCTGTTAAATCATGTTTCTTGTGAACCTTAGCAATGCAAGTAGGGCAAACCAGTTTgtcacaatttgtacaaaaaaggCAAGAAGATTGTTCTGAGTGATCTTGGcatttaatgtttgaaaaatcCAATTCCTCGACAGACAGCCCCACATTCTTGATGTCTACCACCTTATGATCTTTACCAATCATCAGATGTATTTTGTCTTTACATTTACTGCACATTAGAACTCCACAGGTCAAACATTTCCATTTTATGTTCTTCTCAGTTTCACATAAATTACAATTTATTGGTATCTGGCTTCTTATTACTGATTTAGAAAACGCCATTTTGGATGTTATTATACTTCCTGGTTTGTAACCAGGTGATTACAATATAAACCTGACcaggtatataatatatatagatttaaatgtatattatattacAGTATCTTATCTAGACCTATTTATATTACACTAGTGTAAATAGTTTAAAGTTCTTGATTTATAGAACTATTCTTCTCGATATAAAGAATTCTTTATCTTAAAGTTATATTCTTTTAAAATCATGAAATGCTTTTTGAAACCATTATGTTGAAAAGTAAAGGAAAAGAATTATACGAGACAGAGactctttttaaatttcattattgTCTTccagtttttattttctatttgtggTGATTTGGCCTAAACCAAGTTACAATTGTTGTGGTTGTtgaaattgttcatatttttagCGATTTTTGTATTGGAAgtaaatttgaaatgaaatatgtaCTGAATTATCTTATAGATAATTGTTAACTAGCCATATCTTAAGACAGTTCTCCTGAAGtaatttattcaaatgcaatatcAATTTATTCTAATTACTGTCTTTTTCAAATAGAAAGGTTGATATCCTCTAAAAAAGTATGTTTTAGTACAATGAACTATTTGAATGGTTTAAATCGTTAGATTTCTATTTATTATAAggtcactgtgtatcatcgccactggaaattgggtactaacggagcggagagaaatagaaaaaaaaagtaaacaagttaagaattcattcaatttaaagcatttccactcatttgatgagagtgccgcttaagaaatgattttttatacgaccgcaaaatttgaaaattttttcgtcgtatattgctatcacgttggcgtcgtcgtcgtcgtcgtccgaatacttttagttttcgcactctaactttagtaaaagtgaatagaaatctatgaaattttaacataaggtttatgaccacaaaaggaaggttgggattgattttgggagttttggtcccaacattttaggaataaggggccaaaaagggcccaaataagcattttcttggttttcgcactataactttagtttaagataatagaaatctatgaaattttgacacaaggtttatgaccacaaaagaaaggttgggattgattttgggagttttggttccaacagtttaggaattaggggcaaaaaaagggcccaaataagcattattcttggttttcgcacaataactttagtttaagtaaatagaaatctatgaaatttaaacacaaggtttatgaccataaaaggaaggttggtattgattttgggagttttggtcccaacagtttaggaataaagggcccaaagggtccaaattaaactttgtttgatttcatcaaaaattgaataattggggttctttggtatgccgaatctaactgtgtatgcagattcttaatttttggtcccgttttcaaattggtctacattaaggtccaaagggtccaaaattaaacttagtttgattttaacaaaacttgaatccttggggttgtttgatatgctgaatttagaaatgtacttagatttttaattattggcctagttttcaagttggtccaaatgggggtccaaaattaaactttgttcatcaaaaattgaataaatgggttctttgatatgccaaatctaactgtgtatgtagattcttaatttttggtccagttttcaaatggtctacattaaggtccaaagggtccaaaattaaactaagtttgattttaacaaaaattaaattcttgggcttatttgatatgctttatctaaatatgtactttgatttttgattatgggcccagttttcaagttggtccaaatcaggattccatatcaagtattgtgcaatagcaagaaattttcaattgcacagtattgcacaatagcaagaaatatctaattgcacaatattgtgcaatagcaattaattttcaattggagttatctttctttgtatagaatagaagttgataatatatgttggaaatttgccagacatgactatgatgtcattttctatttttatttgccaataactttatgtaaataacttcattggaaatttgccaatataaaatgttgctgatgaagctttttttccttatcttatctaaaatgtttttagataatgtatgttggacatttgccagacatgactatgatgtcattttctatttttatttgccaataactttatgtaaataacttcattggaaatttgccaatataaaatgttgctgatgaagttttttttattgttttatacaataaacaatgtatattcacttttactaccaaccaatctttaccattcagtgataacaagcactttattttacattttaatattttatgatgtatttaaaagagtagttattgttgcaaactccattagaaatttgaattgatatcagttttggaaaaagggaaacagggatgtgaaaaaaaagggggggggggtttaaatttttctcatttcagattttataaataaaaagaaaatttcttcaaacatttttttgagaggattaatattcaacagcatagtgaattgctcaaaggcaaaaaaaatattttaagttcattagaccacattcattctgtgtcagaaacctatgctgtgtcaactatttaattttagatttaaaaagtttgaagaagaaatctttaattgatttgtaaaatcttgacatttgttttgtgtaaaaaaaaacatgtaatgtcaaaaatttgatcacaatccaaattcagagctgtatcatgcttgaatgttttgtc carries:
- the LOC139520527 gene encoding uncharacterized protein, with the protein product MAFSKSVIRSQIPINCNLCETEKNIKWKCLTCGVLMCSKCKDKIHLMIGKDHKVVDIKNVGLSVEELDFSNIKCQDHSEQSSCLFCTNCDKLVCPTCIAKVHKKHDLTEISDAYNLKIERLKKGQSKLQKEKNEITATKDQANMIYDAENSNYAKVSTDILNHEKVLKQAVEKHIAKLRNELDQNHKACTKANEESIKAISKSERQIEEKFSDVQDFINTTDITKFFKEVCQMERSIEVSIPKPKISCRKTLQFIPGEITQSNIGVLQSVDIPLPEVNVSLNVVNQYQTNLSIVDYLSLCPNDSLWIADPIDKVLQKLKPEGIKLKTISTFNIKVFGMAKTASGDLLLSTGKSRLQMIRSTTGKVKDSVYDISPFLPTAVHITSGGQVMVGGYHKEGRGAVFVINMNGDQEAVYEHDKHNQPIFDYPKRITTTINGNIHVSDYDPDEDSGKVVVLGQAGGVINIYKGDTEINKKTIFRPVGIVTTPRDNVIVVDLDTQTLHILNNSGQLITYIKTTGKGIEAAYSLAFSPTGQLYIGCSTPNSCTAKEAKLYKVNISGC